CGGTGACATGGGGCCACGACGAACGGACGCGCATCAGCTACCTGCGCGATGGCATGAAGATGCTGGAGGAGCTGGCGTGCATTCGCTGGTGGTCGCTGACCGGCGTGTATGACAAGCCGGTGCGCGAGCTGACACCCAGCGTGCCGGCAGTGAAGAGCTGAAAGCACCCGGCTTCCGGAAAGAACTTTGAGCACGGAAATGCGCTCCCTTTTTCTTCGGGGAGCGCATAGGTGTCTCTGCGGGCTGGGTCAGGAGGCGAGCGGACGCCGGTGCGGCGTCACATCGGGCAGGTCGAGCGACTCGACCGGGCGCGGCGTGACCTTGGGCAGCAGTTGTACCTCTTCGCCTTTGCGGGCCAGCACAAAGCGCTGGGCGCAGGGGCCGCAAAGCCAATAGTGCTCGAGGCGGTGGACGGGCTTGCCGCCATCGACGGGGTCCTGAACATCAAACACAAAAATTCGGCCTTCCCGCAAATAGTGCAGGGGTTTCGCGCACTGCGGGTTGGAGCATTGATCGACCATGATTTCCCTCACAACAAATGGTCCGCGCCGGGGAGTTACCCGGACGGAGCAGGGGTGGACAGCCGGGGGGATCGCGCTCAAGCCGGGCCCGGACTACTTAGCTAAGACGCCAAATTGCAGAATGCTGTCTGCACTAGCTATCGGGTTAGATGGCAACTCCCATGAGTCGTGACATGAAAAGCAGGAAAAATTTTCGTGAGAACTGAAATAGTTTCCTCCCCCGGAAGGGCCGGCCAGCCAGGCTTCTGAAAGGGAGGCAATGAAACTCGACGCGGGTGCTCTTTCTATGGGGCATGAGCGAGTAGAAGCTCGATTCTGCTTGAGCCGGACCGGCGGGGACCTTATGCTGGCGGGAACATGGAAATCTCCGCAATCGAAACGCAGAATGTGACGCGCCGCTTTGGCGAGTTTGTGGCCGTCGAAGACCTGAGCCTGAAGGTGGCTCCGGGGCAGTTTTTCGGCTTTCTGGGGCCGAACGGCGCGGGCAAATCGACCACGATCAAGATGCTCACAGGGCTGCTGTCGCCCACGTCCGGCTCGCTGCGCGTGCTGGGCCATGACATGGCGTCGGACGGGATTGCGGCCAAGCGCCAGATGGGCGTGGTGCCGGAGGGGCTGGCGCTGTTTGGGCGGCTGACGGCGGCCGAGTATCTGCGTTTTGTGGGGCGCATGTATGGGCTGGAGGCGGCGGTGATCCGCCAGCGCGTGCCCGAGTTGCTCGAGTTCATGCATCTGGCCAATGAGCCGAAGAAGCTCATCACCGATTTCTCGCACGGCATGCAGAAGAAGCTGGCGCTCGCGGCGGCGGTGATTCACGGGCCGAAGGTGCTCTTTCTGGACGAGCCCTTTGAGGGCGTGGACGCCGTGGCCGCCGTGACGCTCAAGAATATGCTGCAGGGCATGATTGCGCGCGGGGCGACCATCTTTTTGACCTCGCACGTGCTGGAGATTGTGGAGCGGCTGTGCAGCCATGTGGCCATCATTCGCCAGGGGCGGCTGGTGGCGAACGGTTCGCTCGAAGAGCTGCGGCAGGGCGTGGCCTCAAGCGAGACGGGACGGAAGCGGACACTCGAAGAGATTTTTCTGGACGTGGTGGGCGGCCAGCACGAGGATGAAGCGCAGGAGCTGTCATGGCTCGCGTAGGGGCTGGCGCGGGCGCGGCGGCGGAAGCCGGAGCTGGGATCTTCTCGCGGGCCTCGCGGCAGCAGTACGCCGCGATTGTGCGCATGCGCTTTGACATGCTGGGCCACTCGGTGCGCACCTCGCGCGGGGCCTTTGACCTGATTTCGCAACTGGTGTCGTGGGGCGTGTTTTCGGTGTGGGGGCTGGGCATCGCGACCGGCTTCGGCTTTGGCGCGTACCACGCGGTAGAGGGGCATCATGCCGGGCTGCTGGTGCTGCTGCTGTGGGCGGCGCTGATGATCTGGCAGCTCGTGCCGGTCATGGCCGTGTCGTTTCGAGAGACGGTCGATCTCTCCAGCCTGCTGCGGTTTCCTATCGGTTTCGGCGCGTATTCGCTGCTGTTTCTGATCTTCGGGCTGCTCGATGTGGCGACCATTCTGGGCACGGCCGCACTGGCCGGGCTGGCCGTGGGCGCGGGAGTGGCCGATGCCGGAATGCTGGCGTGGCTTTTGCCGGCGCTGGCGGTGTTCGGCATCTTTAACCTGCTGCTGACGCGCGCCGTGTTTGCGTGGGTGGATCGCTGGCTGGCCAAGCGGCGCTCGCGCGAGATTCTGGGCGTCTGTTTTTTTCTGATGATTCTGGGCTTTCAGTTGCTGAATCCCGCGTTGTATGGCGGCGAGGGCCACACGCATGCGCAGGCGGCCTGGCTGGTCGCGCACGCGCATACGCTGTTGGCCGTGAACCGCTGGCTGCCTCCGGGCCTGGTGGCGGCGGCCGGGCAGGGCGGCGCGGCGCTGGGGACTTCGCTGGCCGGACTGCTGCTTTATGCCGTAGCGGCAGGCAGCCTGCTCGGTCTGCGGCTGGGCAAACAGTACCGCGGCGAGAGCCTGAGCGAAGCTCCGGCACGCGCGGCCAGCAGCGGCAAGGCGCGTGAGGGGCGCGCGTGGTTTGATGTCTCCGGACTCGTCTCTGGCCCGGTGGGGGCAATTTTTGTGAAGGAGGCGCGGTACCTGATGCGCGCCTACCAGTTGATTTACTCGCTGGTGGCGCCGCTGATTCTTGTGGTGGTCTTCAGCGCGCGGCACAGCCGGCCGGGCGCGCCGACGCTTCCGGCGGAATACGTGATTCCCATGGGCGCGGCCTATGCGTTTCTGGGGCTGACGCGCATGCTCTACAACAGCCTGGGCACGGATGGGCCGGGGCTCGGGTTTTACTTCACCTCGCCGGTGCCGCTGCGCACCGTGATGCTCGGCAAGAATCTCTTTCACCTGACGCTGCTGCTCGTGGAACTGGTGGCCGTCTGGACGGTAGCGGCGCTGCGGGTAGGATGGCATGATCCGCAACTGCTGGTGTTGACCTTGTGCGCGCTGGTTTTCGCGATTCCGGCGGAGTTCACGGCGGGCAACATTCTCTCGATTCAGTCGCCGTATGCGGTGAACTTCTCAAAGCTGGGCCGGCCGCAGGGCGCGGGCGCGAATGCCCTGATGAGCCTGCTGGTGCAGGCGGTGGTGGCGGGCCTTGGGGCGGCGATTTTCAATGGCGCATATCACCTCGGCAACCTGTGGCTGGCCGCGCCGGCATTTCTGGTGCTGGGCGTGATCGCCGCCCTGGCCTACTGGCGGGTGCTGGGCAATGTGGAGACGATGGCCCGGAACAGGATTGAGCCGCTGCTGCAGGACCTGGCGAAGACAGTGAATTAGTCCGGTCGAGATGGGGAGTGATCCCTCAGGGGCTGAAGCGCTCTTTCCTTTTTGTGGCCCGGATGTACGGGCTGAAGCCCGCACCCTTCAGGATGGCGTGAAGGCGGGCATGGTGGGAGAAACTTCGGGCTGCGTTTGGCGGCCGAGGCGTCGCCGGAATTCTTCCTGCCCCGTGAACGAAGACCTGTTCCCGGGGGCCCCGGTTCGGCCGCTGGCCTCAGAATGACGCATCCTGAGGCAGGCTTGCTGTCTTGCTGACTTGCTGACTCGCTGACTTGCTGACCCGCTGACTCGCTTCCCTCAGTCCCCGGTAAAGCTACAGGCAAAAAAACGGCATGGACTTCGTGGAGAAGCCCATGCCGTTTGGCTTTGACCGCGCGCCCGGCTCAGTGCGAGACGGGTGTCGTTTTGACGCCGATGTTCCAGCCCTCGAAGGCCCAGACGTCGGCATCCTGCTGAA
The DNA window shown above is from Acidobacterium capsulatum ATCC 51196 and carries:
- a CDS encoding ABC transporter ATP-binding protein, with protein sequence MEISAIETQNVTRRFGEFVAVEDLSLKVAPGQFFGFLGPNGAGKSTTIKMLTGLLSPTSGSLRVLGHDMASDGIAAKRQMGVVPEGLALFGRLTAAEYLRFVGRMYGLEAAVIRQRVPELLEFMHLANEPKKLITDFSHGMQKKLALAAAVIHGPKVLFLDEPFEGVDAVAAVTLKNMLQGMIARGATIFLTSHVLEIVERLCSHVAIIRQGRLVANGSLEELRQGVASSETGRKRTLEEIFLDVVGGQHEDEAQELSWLA